In a single window of the Sediminicoccus sp. KRV36 genome:
- a CDS encoding metalloregulator ArsR/SmtB family transcription factor: MELLGAATCFDALGQPTRLGLMRALLAAGPNGLGAGEVAEALGVPPSTLSFHLRALEAAGLIAATRQGRHILYAAQIERVRAVVTFLVEACCDGDPARCGGLGLLLDQAMGHATVTSRPFNVLFLCTRNSARSIMAEAILARLGQDRFRAFSAGSEPAAAGPLPEVLSQLKAMGHDVSALRSKNWDEFTGPAAPRIDFVIALCDTLNGQACPDFGATVLTGAWPLPDPAKFGGSAAERATLLNELYAALHRRLAIFAALPLSALDRMALKAQLDELADPHAMAR, encoded by the coding sequence ATGGAATTGTTAGGCGCCGCCACCTGCTTCGATGCCCTGGGCCAGCCGACCCGCCTTGGGCTGATGCGTGCGCTCCTCGCCGCCGGCCCCAACGGGCTCGGCGCTGGCGAGGTCGCCGAGGCGCTGGGCGTGCCGCCATCCACACTCTCCTTCCATCTTCGCGCGCTGGAAGCGGCGGGGCTGATCGCTGCGACCCGCCAGGGCCGGCACATTCTCTACGCGGCCCAGATCGAACGCGTGCGGGCCGTCGTCACCTTCCTGGTCGAGGCCTGCTGCGACGGCGATCCCGCCCGATGCGGCGGCCTCGGCCTTCTGCTGGACCAAGCCATGGGACATGCCACCGTGACATCACGCCCCTTCAACGTCCTGTTCCTCTGCACCCGGAACTCGGCGCGCTCCATCATGGCCGAAGCGATCCTGGCCAGGCTGGGTCAGGACCGCTTCCGGGCCTTCTCGGCCGGCAGCGAACCCGCGGCGGCGGGGCCCCTGCCCGAGGTGCTCTCGCAATTGAAGGCGATGGGACATGACGTCTCGGCGCTGCGCAGCAAGAACTGGGATGAGTTCACCGGCCCGGCCGCGCCCAGGATCGATTTCGTCATCGCGCTGTGTGACACGCTGAACGGGCAGGCCTGCCCCGATTTCGGCGCCACCGTCCTGACCGGCGCCTGGCCCCTGCCGGACCCGGCGAAATTCGGCGGCTCCGCGGCGGAGCGCGCGACTTTGCTGAACGAACTCTACGCCGCGCTGCACCGGCGCCTCGCGATTTTCGCGGCCCTGCCGCTCAGCGCGCTCGACCGGATGGCCCTGAAGGCGCAGCTGGATGAGCTGGCCGATCCGCACGCCATGGCGCGCTGA
- a CDS encoding metalloregulator ArsR/SmtB family transcription factor: MHHPVALLAALAEPTRLAALRLLRDGREHCVCELMEMLGASQSRMSRHMVTLRQAGLVVDRRDAQWVRYRLNPAMAPVVRRLLEAALELPLRQESLAA, from the coding sequence ATGCATCATCCCGTTGCCCTCCTGGCCGCCCTGGCCGAGCCCACCCGCCTCGCCGCGCTGCGTCTGCTGCGGGACGGCCGCGAACACTGCGTTTGCGAACTGATGGAAATGCTCGGCGCGAGCCAGTCGCGCATGTCCCGACATATGGTGACGCTACGCCAGGCGGGCCTGGTGGTGGACCGGCGCGATGCGCAATGGGTTCGCTACCGCCTGAACCCGGCCATGGCGCCTGTTGTGCGGCGCCTTCTTGAGGCCGCGCTCGAACTGCCTCTCCGCCAGGAAAGCCTCGCCGCATGA
- a CDS encoding permease: protein MSSTTLRPASPLPWLAGTLAGLAVWVALYSQLVPFSDWAVSLLPVDPASHLGQSLAFFLYDTPKVLLLLTLVVFAMGVVRSFFSPERTRALLAGRREGVGNAMAASLGIVTPFCSCSAVPLFIGFVSAGVPLGVTFSFLIAAPMVNEVALGLLFALLGWKVALTYLVFGLGIAIAAGWVIGKLKLESWLEPWVLKIHAGTAELPEVTVTWPDRIRTGLDSVKEIVGRVWYWIIAGIAVGALIHGYAPEELLASIMGKDAWWSVPAAVLVGIPMYSNAAGIIPVVEALLGKGAALGTVLAFMMSVIALSLPEMIILRKVLSVKLIAVFVGVVATGILAVGFLFNLLFA, encoded by the coding sequence ATGAGCAGCACCACCCTACGTCCGGCATCGCCGCTGCCGTGGCTGGCCGGCACGCTTGCTGGTCTCGCGGTCTGGGTCGCCTTGTACAGCCAGCTGGTGCCGTTTTCCGACTGGGCCGTGTCGCTGCTACCGGTGGATCCGGCCAGCCATCTCGGCCAGTCGCTCGCCTTCTTTCTCTACGACACGCCCAAGGTGCTGCTGCTGCTGACGCTGGTGGTCTTTGCCATGGGCGTGGTGCGGTCCTTTTTCTCGCCCGAGCGCACGCGCGCACTGCTGGCCGGACGGCGTGAGGGGGTGGGCAATGCCATGGCGGCTTCGCTTGGCATCGTCACACCGTTCTGCTCCTGCTCGGCGGTTCCGCTGTTCATCGGCTTCGTCTCGGCGGGCGTGCCGCTGGGCGTCACCTTCTCCTTCCTGATCGCGGCGCCGATGGTGAATGAGGTGGCGCTCGGCCTGCTGTTTGCGTTGCTGGGGTGGAAGGTGGCGCTGACCTATCTCGTCTTTGGCCTGGGGATTGCCATCGCGGCGGGATGGGTGATCGGCAAGCTCAAGCTGGAATCCTGGCTGGAGCCCTGGGTGCTGAAGATCCATGCCGGCACCGCGGAGCTGCCGGAGGTCACCGTCACCTGGCCTGACCGCATTCGCACGGGCCTGGACTCGGTGAAGGAGATCGTCGGCCGCGTCTGGTACTGGATCATCGCCGGCATCGCCGTGGGCGCGCTGATCCATGGCTACGCGCCGGAGGAATTGCTCGCCTCGATCATGGGCAAGGATGCCTGGTGGTCGGTGCCGGCCGCCGTGCTGGTGGGCATCCCGATGTATTCCAACGCCGCTGGCATCATTCCCGTGGTTGAAGCGTTGTTGGGCAAGGGGGCCGCGCTTGGCACCGTGCTGGCCTTCATGATGTCGGTGATCGCGCTGTCGCTGCCGGAGATGATCATCCTGCGCAAGGTGCTCTCAGTGAAGCTGATCGCCGTCTTTGTCGGCGTGGTGGCGACCGGCATCCTCGCCGTGGGCTTCCTGTTCAACCTGCTTTTTGCCTGA
- a CDS encoding thioredoxin family protein translates to MKNVKVLGPGCKRCDAAVQMVKDAATKAGVEVTVEKVTDYAKIAGYGIASTPGLVVDGKVVHAGGLPKAEDVARWIRA, encoded by the coding sequence ATGAAGAACGTGAAGGTACTCGGCCCGGGCTGCAAGCGCTGCGATGCGGCGGTTCAGATGGTGAAGGATGCCGCCACGAAGGCCGGGGTGGAGGTCACCGTCGAAAAGGTAACCGACTACGCCAAGATCGCCGGCTATGGCATCGCCTCGACCCCCGGCCTGGTGGTGGATGGCAAGGTGGTCCACGCCGGCGGCCTGCCGAAGGCCGAGGACGTCGCGCGCTGGATCAGAGCGTGA
- a CDS encoding heavy metal translocating P-type ATPase, with protein MSGTQAKRVKLDLGILLPDAPGEADACVWRLISALNGHDGIDQVHVVPASGDHPAQLCIHYDPAVASLARVRDIAQSTGAQLTERFGHVLWDVEGLRDERRARTVTDLLSRLPGVMEADASPAGPVRIEFDRIATSEAALRQALAEMGVRHHDDAAHAEHEHDHGGPLGTNSELIFALLSGALLIAGYLASWLTDAPAWLPVALYLGAYGFGGYYTLREALDTIRLGRFEIDTLMLVAAAGAAALDKWAEGALLLFLFSIGHALEHYAMGRARRAIAALAELAPPTAELRRDGAVREVPVAELVIGDTIILRPNTRIPADGFVTQGESSVDQAPITGESVPVDKRAVEDTARAALRPEGLLAENRVYAGTINGAGALEVQVSRLAADSSLARLVRMVNEAEAQKSPTQRFTDRFERIFVPVVLAAVLMLLLAFVVLDESFGESFYRAMAVLVAASPCALAISTPSAVLSGIARAARGGVLVKGGGPLENLGKLGAIAFDKTGTLTEGKPRVTDVLPASGVDARELLMVAISVEALSDHPLAAAVLRDGRAQLGTSVTVPEATELRSITGRGLAARIGDDAVFVGKAALFAEIEGPPVTPEVQAMIAGLEHGGRTTMIVRRGERYLGAIGLMDTPRAAAAGVIQQLRKLGISRMVMMSGDNRRVAEAVAQQVGLDEAWGDLMPEDKVAAIQRFRAAQEVAMVGDGVNDAPAMAHATVGIAMGAAGSDVALETADVALMGDDLTRLPFVIGLSRSTNRVIRQNLWISLGMVAVLVPATLFGLQLGAAVVFHEGSTLLVVANALRLLAYRDPSETWLRGPGSVPLARS; from the coding sequence GTGAGTGGCACCCAGGCGAAGCGCGTCAAGCTCGACCTTGGGATCCTTCTGCCCGACGCGCCCGGCGAAGCCGATGCCTGCGTCTGGCGCCTGATCAGTGCCCTGAATGGCCATGATGGAATTGACCAGGTCCATGTCGTCCCCGCATCGGGGGACCATCCAGCGCAGCTTTGCATTCACTACGATCCCGCTGTGGCGAGCCTGGCGCGCGTGCGGGACATCGCCCAAAGCACCGGCGCGCAGCTGACGGAGCGCTTCGGTCATGTCCTGTGGGATGTGGAGGGGTTGCGGGATGAACGCCGCGCGCGGACCGTCACCGATCTGCTGTCACGGCTGCCCGGCGTGATGGAGGCGGATGCGTCGCCGGCTGGGCCTGTGCGGATCGAGTTTGATCGCATTGCCACCTCCGAGGCTGCGCTGCGCCAGGCGCTTGCCGAGATGGGCGTGCGCCACCACGACGACGCCGCGCATGCTGAACATGAGCACGACCATGGCGGCCCGCTTGGCACGAATTCCGAGCTGATCTTCGCGCTGCTCAGCGGCGCGCTGTTGATTGCGGGCTACCTCGCGTCCTGGCTCACCGATGCGCCGGCCTGGCTGCCTGTGGCGCTCTATCTCGGCGCCTACGGCTTTGGCGGCTACTACACGCTGCGCGAGGCACTCGACACCATCCGCCTTGGCCGCTTCGAGATTGACACGCTGATGCTGGTCGCCGCGGCAGGCGCCGCCGCGCTGGACAAATGGGCGGAAGGTGCGCTGCTGCTGTTCCTGTTCAGCATTGGCCACGCGCTTGAACACTACGCCATGGGCCGGGCGCGGCGGGCCATCGCAGCCCTGGCCGAACTTGCCCCACCCACAGCCGAACTGCGCCGCGATGGCGCGGTGCGCGAGGTTCCGGTCGCCGAACTGGTGATCGGCGACACGATCATCCTGCGCCCGAACACCCGCATCCCGGCTGATGGCTTCGTGACTCAGGGCGAGAGCAGCGTGGACCAGGCGCCGATCACCGGCGAAAGCGTGCCGGTGGATAAGCGCGCTGTCGAGGATACCGCGCGCGCTGCGCTGCGACCCGAGGGATTGCTGGCGGAAAACCGCGTCTATGCCGGCACCATCAATGGTGCCGGCGCGCTGGAGGTGCAGGTGAGCCGGCTCGCCGCGGATAGCTCGCTCGCGCGGCTGGTGCGGATGGTGAATGAGGCGGAGGCGCAGAAATCGCCGACGCAGCGGTTCACCGACCGGTTCGAGCGCATCTTCGTGCCGGTGGTGCTGGCCGCGGTGCTCATGCTGTTGTTGGCCTTTGTCGTTCTCGATGAGAGTTTCGGCGAGAGTTTCTATCGCGCCATGGCGGTGCTGGTCGCCGCTAGCCCCTGCGCGCTGGCCATCTCGACGCCGAGTGCGGTGCTCTCCGGTATCGCGCGCGCCGCACGCGGTGGCGTGCTGGTGAAGGGGGGAGGGCCGCTTGAGAATCTGGGCAAGCTGGGCGCCATCGCCTTCGACAAGACCGGCACGCTCACGGAGGGCAAGCCTCGGGTAACGGACGTGCTGCCGGCATCCGGCGTCGATGCCCGGGAGCTGCTGATGGTCGCGATCTCCGTCGAGGCGTTGAGCGACCACCCGCTCGCCGCCGCCGTGCTCCGCGATGGGCGGGCGCAACTCGGCACTAGCGTCACGGTGCCTGAAGCCACGGAGCTGCGCAGCATTACCGGACGCGGCCTTGCGGCGCGGATCGGCGACGATGCGGTCTTCGTCGGCAAGGCAGCGCTGTTCGCGGAAATCGAGGGTCCGCCTGTCACGCCAGAGGTCCAGGCCATGATCGCTGGCCTGGAGCACGGCGGCCGCACGACCATGATCGTGCGGCGGGGCGAGCGATACCTCGGCGCCATCGGCCTGATGGACACGCCGCGCGCGGCCGCCGCAGGGGTCATCCAGCAGCTGCGCAAGCTCGGCATTTCGCGGATGGTGATGATGTCGGGCGATAATCGCCGCGTCGCCGAAGCGGTGGCGCAGCAGGTCGGGCTGGACGAGGCGTGGGGCGATCTGATGCCCGAGGACAAGGTCGCCGCCATTCAGCGCTTCCGGGCTGCGCAGGAGGTTGCGATGGTGGGCGACGGCGTGAATGACGCGCCGGCCATGGCGCATGCCACGGTGGGCATCGCCATGGGGGCGGCGGGGTCCGACGTGGCGCTGGAAACCGCCGATGTGGCGTTGATGGGCGATGACCTCACGCGCCTGCCTTTTGTCATCGGGCTGAGCCGGAGCACGAACCGCGTCATCCGCCAGAATCTCTGGATCAGCCTGGGCATGGTGGCGGTGCTCGTGCCGGCGACGCTGTTCGGGCTGCAACTCGGTGCCGCCGTGGTGTTCCACGAGGGCTCGACGCTGCTCGTCGTCGCCAATGCGTTGCGTCTCCTGGCGTATCGTGATCCGAGCGAGACTTGGCTTCGCGGGCCTGGCAGCGTGCCGCTTGCCCGCAGCTGA
- a CDS encoding MipA/OmpV family protein, which yields MHLALRSALLTIAAPLLVAAIATPALAQEPVRLTGFFTLGVLSSPEYEGASDRAATPLVAARVAYGANYIETATLAGGIGLRANILTLESLEFGPVFALRRGRQNVENARVKLLNEVDDAFEAGLFLRIPFRAVLTPRDEAAIELQVLRDVSDTHGGTLLSFGASYRFRPTERLRLGLLAGATYASERYNNTYFGIDARGAAASGLPAYQPDAGIRDIGIGLTANYDLTANWGVSGLLSYRRLVSAAADSPIVRDEGNPNQLTFGLGLSYRF from the coding sequence ATGCACCTCGCTCTTCGCTCCGCGTTGCTGACCATCGCAGCGCCACTTCTCGTGGCCGCCATCGCCACGCCGGCCCTCGCCCAGGAACCAGTCCGCCTGACCGGATTCTTCACCCTGGGAGTCCTGTCGAGCCCGGAATACGAAGGCGCCAGCGATCGCGCCGCCACGCCCCTCGTCGCGGCCCGCGTCGCCTACGGCGCCAACTACATCGAGACCGCGACGCTGGCCGGCGGCATCGGCTTGCGCGCCAATATCCTGACGCTGGAGAGCCTGGAATTCGGCCCCGTCTTCGCGCTGCGCCGTGGCCGCCAGAATGTGGAAAATGCCCGCGTGAAGCTGCTCAATGAGGTAGATGACGCGTTCGAGGCGGGGCTCTTCCTGCGCATCCCCTTCCGTGCGGTACTGACCCCGCGCGACGAGGCGGCCATCGAGTTGCAGGTGCTGCGGGATGTCTCGGACACACATGGCGGCACTCTCCTCAGCTTCGGCGCCAGCTATCGATTCCGGCCGACTGAGCGCCTGCGCCTCGGCCTGCTCGCCGGCGCGACCTATGCGAGCGAGCGCTACAACAACACGTATTTCGGCATTGATGCGCGTGGCGCGGCAGCGAGCGGCCTGCCGGCCTACCAGCCCGATGCGGGCATCCGCGACATCGGCATCGGCCTGACGGCGAATTACGACCTCACCGCCAATTGGGGCGTCAGCGGCTTGCTCAGCTACCGGCGCCTTGTCAGCGCCGCCGCCGACAGCCCGATCGTTCGGGATGAGGGGAACCCGAACCAGCTCACCTTCGGCCTTGGCCTGAGCTATCGTTTCTAG
- a CDS encoding TetR/AcrR family transcriptional regulator translates to MSVTPKPEGRHHHGALRRALLDAVAEIVLEAGPEAVSLRECARRAGVSHSAAAPHFGDKRGLLTAFAMEGEERLARAMNDAVAALPPGATPKERLLATGHGYIAFATTTPAYFRVMCRSDLIDTGSDTWRQAQASAWTPLVDAMTAVVPDAPPRALRARLALAWASVHGLCTLRAEGAGGDLWRPDEQGHEVADDLLALVVEACAAPFR, encoded by the coding sequence GTGAGCGTCACGCCAAAACCCGAAGGCCGCCATCATCATGGCGCGTTGCGCCGCGCATTGCTGGATGCGGTGGCGGAGATCGTACTGGAAGCCGGGCCGGAGGCCGTCAGCCTGCGCGAATGCGCGCGGCGGGCCGGCGTTTCACACTCGGCGGCCGCGCCGCATTTCGGTGACAAGCGCGGCCTGCTGACCGCCTTCGCCATGGAAGGCGAGGAACGCCTGGCCCGGGCGATGAACGACGCCGTCGCCGCCCTGCCGCCCGGTGCCACGCCAAAGGAGCGCCTGCTGGCGACGGGCCACGGCTACATCGCCTTCGCCACCACGACGCCCGCCTATTTCCGGGTGATGTGCCGGAGCGACCTGATCGACACCGGCAGTGACACCTGGCGACAGGCCCAGGCCAGCGCCTGGACGCCGCTGGTGGACGCGATGACGGCCGTCGTGCCCGACGCGCCCCCCAGGGCGCTGCGCGCGCGCCTGGCGCTGGCCTGGGCCTCGGTGCACGGGCTTTGCACCTTGCGGGCGGAAGGGGCCGGCGGTGATCTGTGGCGACCGGACGAGCAAGGCCACGAGGTCGCGGATGACCTCCTGGCCCTGGTCGTCGAGGCCTGCGCCGCGCCCTTCCGCTGA
- a CDS encoding ABA4-like family protein, with amino-acid sequence MAGWVLLVAGILLRSPVLRDRVAGFWIPLALTTLYAAIILVHWTSVAEGGFGSLSAVAALFSSEWILLAGWVHLLAFDLLIGGWIARDAATRAVPRWALLPVLPAACLLGPAGFLLWIMIRTSAPSATRRRPGPTSMPVAAR; translated from the coding sequence ATGGCCGGGTGGGTCCTGCTGGTGGCTGGCATCCTGCTGCGCAGCCCCGTGCTGCGGGACAGGGTGGCCGGCTTCTGGATCCCGCTGGCCCTCACGACGCTCTACGCGGCGATCATTCTTGTGCATTGGACCAGCGTGGCGGAAGGCGGCTTTGGCAGCCTGTCCGCGGTGGCGGCCCTGTTCAGCTCGGAATGGATATTGCTGGCGGGGTGGGTGCATCTGCTGGCCTTCGACCTGCTGATCGGTGGCTGGATCGCGCGGGACGCCGCGACGCGGGCGGTTCCCCGCTGGGCGCTGCTCCCTGTCCTGCCCGCCGCCTGCCTGCTCGGCCCGGCGGGCTTCCTGCTCTGGATCATGATCCGTACCAGCGCGCCGAGTGCCACGCGGCGCCGGCCTGGGCCAACCTCCATGCCGGTGGCGGCGCGGTGA
- a CDS encoding formylglycine-generating enzyme family protein, producing MGSDVHYAEEAPAHRVRVNAFWMDETTVTNAQFASFVAATGYVTVAERRLDPAMYPGARPRDLKPGGLVFRMTTGPVPTDDYRHWWAWTPGACWRHPEGRGSGIQSRPNHPVVQVSHEDAEAYANWAGKALPTEAEWEFAARGGLEGAEFVWGDELTPGGRHMANTWQGEFPWRNSAEDGFPGVAPVASFPPNGYGLYDMAGNVWQWTTDWFAPGHAADAAKPEPQTSCCMPSDPRGPAMDASFDPSQPAIRIPRRVVKGGSFLCAPSYCRRYRPAARHAQMVDTGMSHIGIRCIRRDAA from the coding sequence ATGGGCAGCGATGTCCATTACGCGGAAGAAGCCCCGGCGCACCGCGTGCGGGTCAACGCCTTCTGGATGGACGAAACCACCGTTACCAACGCGCAATTCGCCAGCTTCGTCGCGGCCACCGGCTACGTCACCGTGGCCGAACGGCGGCTTGACCCGGCGATGTATCCTGGCGCCCGTCCGCGTGACCTGAAGCCTGGCGGCCTGGTCTTCCGCATGACCACCGGCCCGGTGCCGACCGACGACTACAGGCATTGGTGGGCCTGGACTCCCGGCGCCTGCTGGCGGCACCCCGAAGGCCGCGGCAGTGGCATTCAAAGCCGGCCGAACCATCCGGTGGTGCAAGTCAGCCATGAGGATGCCGAAGCCTACGCGAACTGGGCCGGCAAGGCGCTGCCGACGGAAGCCGAATGGGAGTTCGCCGCGCGCGGCGGGCTGGAAGGCGCGGAATTTGTCTGGGGCGATGAGCTGACCCCCGGTGGCCGTCACATGGCCAATACCTGGCAGGGCGAGTTCCCGTGGCGCAACTCGGCCGAGGATGGTTTTCCCGGTGTCGCACCCGTCGCGTCCTTCCCGCCCAACGGTTACGGACTTTACGACATGGCGGGCAATGTCTGGCAATGGACAACCGACTGGTTCGCGCCCGGCCATGCCGCGGACGCCGCCAAGCCAGAGCCCCAGACCTCCTGCTGCATGCCGAGCGATCCGCGAGGCCCGGCGATGGACGCTTCCTTCGACCCCAGCCAGCCGGCCATCCGTATTCCGCGCCGCGTGGTGAAGGGTGGCTCCTTTCTCTGCGCCCCCTCCTATTGCCGCCGCTACCGCCCCGCCGCGCGGCACGCGCAGATGGTGGATACGGGGATGAGCCATATCGGCATTCGCTGCATCCGGCGCGACGCCGCATGA
- a CDS encoding AraC family transcriptional regulator — MSTTAAPTSRRDFQDPDSFADAVQNAHLRLTLQRGGHFRAKVTQARLPMVNLSLVEESLPRMALIETAPERIYVRPTLHEDSPSIADGQEELPGTIRLRHEASLSVEHTTGDTVRRNLSLPCEALQARTVLLLGRDLSAMLQGPLRMRPAPGDFTTLVALHHEAIGLARDAPHILAHPVAAESLDARIAEALLAAWDQATALPERAAQRRGNLLMSRVLRRIEEEPSAPLHLTALCEAAGCSAKTLEVLFRERLGQTPIRYLHSRRLRLAHHALLAADPRGVTVAAIALECGFWELGRFAGAYRAMFGETPSETLRHKRAVTMNFGPFTISA, encoded by the coding sequence ATGAGCACGACTGCTGCCCCCACCAGCCGCCGCGATTTCCAGGACCCTGATAGCTTCGCCGATGCCGTGCAGAACGCCCATTTGCGCCTGACGCTGCAGCGGGGCGGCCACTTCCGCGCGAAGGTCACGCAGGCACGCTTGCCAATGGTCAATCTCTCGCTGGTTGAGGAAAGCCTGCCGAGGATGGCGCTGATCGAAACTGCGCCCGAGCGCATCTACGTCCGACCGACGCTGCACGAGGATTCACCAAGCATCGCGGATGGCCAGGAAGAACTCCCGGGCACCATACGCTTGCGCCATGAAGCATCGCTGAGCGTCGAGCATACGACCGGCGATACGGTACGCCGGAACCTGTCCCTCCCGTGCGAAGCCCTGCAGGCGCGCACAGTGTTGCTTCTCGGGCGTGACCTCAGCGCCATGCTGCAAGGCCCGCTGCGCATGCGCCCCGCCCCCGGCGATTTCACCACACTGGTCGCGCTGCATCACGAAGCCATCGGCCTTGCCCGGGACGCACCGCACATCCTCGCACATCCCGTGGCCGCCGAATCGCTCGATGCCCGGATTGCTGAAGCGCTGCTCGCCGCATGGGACCAGGCGACGGCGCTGCCCGAACGTGCAGCGCAGCGGCGCGGCAACCTGCTGATGAGCCGGGTGCTTCGCCGCATCGAGGAGGAGCCCTCCGCGCCGCTGCACCTGACCGCACTTTGCGAAGCCGCCGGCTGCTCGGCCAAGACGCTGGAGGTGCTGTTCCGCGAGAGGCTCGGCCAGACACCCATTCGCTACCTTCACAGTCGCCGTCTACGGCTGGCGCATCACGCACTGCTGGCGGCCGACCCGCGTGGGGTTACCGTCGCGGCCATCGCGCTGGAATGCGGCTTCTGGGAACTTGGGCGCTTTGCCGGCGCCTATCGCGCCATGTTCGGTGAAACTCCTTCCGAGACGCTGCGTCACAAGCGCGCGGTGACTATGAATTTCGGGCCATTTACGATTTCTGCATAG
- a CDS encoding arylsulfatase has product MAKPNGAGQMALNFRRRGLMAGTVGAISALALSTPLFAQTTPGRPAASAAAVTAPAVPAPTPQRPNILFIMGDDVGMWNIGAYHRGLMAGRTPNLDRLAAEGALFTDYYAEASCTAGRANFITGQLPIRTGLTTVGQAGSPLGLPAEAPTIAAMLRQQGYATGQFGKNHLGDRNEFLPCVHGFDEFFGYLYHLDAMQDPFNRTYPPAARATVGPRNIVRCTATNVDDTTDQPRWGRVGRQRIVDEGPLPPHPTPGITYNMETFDEVIRDNVIGFIDRAVAANRPFFAYMNPTRMHVITHLSPEYMNRITPENDWTIQEAGMAQLDDNIGAVMNHLRQRGLDQNTIVVFTTDNGAETFTWPDGGNTPFAGTKGMGLEGGFRVPMIIRWPGRVAPNTVQNGLMSGLDWFPTFAAAAGLPNIAAELRAGRDLAGRNYRVHLDGYDQTAMLTGTGRSTRNELIYFTQTELAAIRIGNYKYRFLDQPNGWLGGSVRLNTPMITNLRVDPFERLGLPSNMSLTGAWGYPMDFFVREFWRFVYVQQEVARVAETFVAYPPAQRGASFGIEAVKAQVEAAIEAARRSGAGR; this is encoded by the coding sequence TTGGCCAAACCCAACGGAGCAGGACAGATGGCATTGAACTTCAGACGGCGCGGCCTGATGGCAGGGACGGTGGGCGCGATCAGCGCACTTGCCTTGTCCACGCCGCTTTTCGCGCAGACCACGCCAGGCCGGCCGGCCGCATCTGCCGCGGCTGTCACGGCACCGGCGGTGCCCGCTCCCACACCGCAGCGCCCGAACATCCTGTTCATCATGGGCGACGATGTCGGCATGTGGAACATCGGCGCGTATCACCGCGGCCTGATGGCTGGCCGGACGCCGAACCTTGACCGCCTGGCTGCCGAAGGCGCGCTCTTCACCGACTACTATGCCGAAGCTTCGTGCACCGCCGGCCGCGCCAACTTCATCACCGGGCAGCTGCCCATCCGCACGGGGCTGACCACGGTCGGCCAGGCAGGGTCGCCGCTGGGGCTTCCCGCCGAAGCGCCGACCATCGCCGCGATGCTGCGCCAGCAGGGCTACGCCACCGGCCAGTTCGGCAAGAACCATCTGGGCGACCGTAACGAATTCCTGCCCTGCGTGCACGGCTTCGACGAGTTCTTCGGCTATCTCTACCATCTCGACGCGATGCAGGACCCGTTCAACCGGACATACCCGCCGGCGGCACGCGCGACGGTTGGACCGCGCAACATCGTTCGATGCACCGCGACAAATGTGGATGACACCACCGACCAGCCGCGCTGGGGCCGCGTCGGCCGGCAGCGGATCGTAGATGAGGGCCCGCTGCCGCCCCATCCAACTCCGGGCATCACCTACAACATGGAGACCTTCGACGAGGTCATCCGCGACAACGTGATCGGCTTCATTGACCGCGCCGTTGCGGCAAACCGTCCATTCTTCGCATATATGAACCCGACGCGGATGCATGTGATCACGCATCTGTCTCCGGAATACATGAACCGCATTACGCCGGAGAACGACTGGACCATCCAGGAAGCCGGCATGGCGCAACTCGACGACAATATCGGCGCCGTGATGAACCACCTGCGCCAGCGTGGCCTCGACCAGAATACCATCGTGGTGTTCACGACCGACAACGGCGCCGAGACCTTCACCTGGCCCGATGGCGGCAACACGCCCTTCGCTGGCACCAAGGGCATGGGCCTCGAAGGCGGCTTCCGGGTGCCGATGATCATCCGCTGGCCCGGGCGCGTCGCGCCGAACACGGTACAGAACGGCTTGATGTCCGGGCTGGACTGGTTCCCCACTTTCGCGGCGGCCGCCGGCCTGCCGAATATCGCAGCCGAGTTGCGGGCCGGGCGTGATCTCGCCGGTCGGAACTACCGCGTGCATCTCGATGGCTATGACCAGACGGCCATGCTGACCGGCACGGGGCGTTCGACGCGCAATGAGCTGATCTACTTCACGCAGACCGAGTTGGCCGCGATCCGCATCGGCAACTACAAATACCGTTTTCTCGATCAGCCGAATGGCTGGCTTGGCGGATCTGTCAGGCTGAACACGCCGATGATCACCAACCTGCGGGTTGATCCGTTCGAGCGCTTGGGCCTGCCCAGCAACATGTCGCTGACCGGCGCCTGGGGTTACCCCATGGACTTCTTCGTCCGGGAGTTCTGGCGCTTCGTCTATGTGCAGCAGGAAGTTGCGCGGGTGGCGGAAACTTTCGTCGCCTACCCGCCGGCGCAGCGCGGCGCATCCTTTGGGATCGAAGCGGTAAAGGCGCAGGTCGAGGCGGCGATTGAAGCCGCCCGGAGATCCGGCGCCGGTCGCTGA